A region of the Candidatus Hydrogenedentota bacterium genome:
TCGTGGGCACCCAGGTTTACAATCCCAAGTCCGGCGAGTTTACGGTGAAGAAGGGGCCCATTTTCAGCAACATTATCCTGGCGGACGAAATCAACCGCGCCCCGGCCAAAGTGCAGAGCGCCCTGCTGGAGGTCATGCAGGAGCGGCAGGTGACCATCGGGGACGAGACGTACATGATGCAGGAGCCCTTCATGGTGCTTGCAACGCAGAATCCACTGGAGCACGAGGGCACCTATCCGCTGCCGGAGGCGCAAGTCGACCGGTTCATGCTGAAAGTGAAAATAACCTACCCTTCGCGGGAGGAAGAGCGGACCATCATGGATCGGGTGGATCTGCTGGGCCGGCGGAAAGTGGAAGCGGTGGTAACCCGGCAGGAACTGCTGGATGCCCGCGCCCTGGTCAATGAGATCTACGTGGACACCAAGGTGAAGGATTATATCGTTGACCTGGTCCATGCAACGCGGCAACCAGAGGCCTTTGGGCTCAAGATGAGCCATCTGATCGAGTATGGGGCGTCTCCCCGCGCCACGCTTTTTCTCCAGCAGGGGGCGCGGGCGCTGGCCTTTCTTCAGGGCGAGGGGAATGTGTTTCCTCACGACGTCAAGCAGATTGCGATGGATGTCCTGCGCCATCGCGTGAAGGAAAGCTACGAGGCCGAGGCGGAGAATATCACGCCGGAGCTCCTGATTAAGAAGATTCTCGAAACGGTACCAGTGCCCTGAAATTGGGCACTTTCCGGAGCCCGCACCCATGATACCCGCCGAAGTCATGCAGCAGATACAGCGGATGCACATTCGCACGCGCCGCGTCGTGAATGAACTGCTGGCCGGTCAGTATGAAAGCGTCTTCAAGGGGCAGGGGATGGTCTTTAAGGAAGTCCGCGAGTATGTCCCCGGCGACGATGTGCGGTCCATCGACTGGAACGTGACGGCGCGCACGGGGCAACCCCATATCAAGGTGATGACGGAAGAGCGGGAGCAGACGGTGATGCTGGTGGTGGACGGCAGCGCGTCGGGGCGCTTTGGCAGCCGTTCGCGCCTCAAGAGCGAGTTGTGCGCGGAGCTGTGCGCGGTCCTGGCCTATTCGGCGATTAAGAACAACGACAAGGTGGGCCTGTTGATATTCACGGAAGAGGTGGAGCTATTCGTGCGCCCGGCCAAGGGCCGCAAGCATGTGCTTCGCGTTATTCGCGAGTTGCTGTGTTTCGAGCCCCGGGGGACGGGCACCAATCTGGCCGGGGCGCTGGACCACCTCAATCAGGTGGTGGCGCGCCATGCGATCGTGTTTATCGTGTCCGATTTCATGGCGGCGCAGTACGAGCCCGCGCTGCGTATCACCCGGCGCAAGCATGACACCATTGCCGTGGCGGTGGACGATCCTCGGGAGTTTATTCTTCCGAATGTGGGCGTGATTTCGGTACGGGATTGCGAGACCGGCGTGGAGGCGGTGGTGGATACGGGCAGCCGCAATCTTCGGGAGGCCTATGAGGAGGACGGCGAACGGCGGAGAGGTCACCGGGCTTCGGTGCTCAAACGTACCCGTGTGGATTTGATCGAGGTGCGGACGGACACGGGCTATATCGACGCACTGCACCGCTTTTTCAGGATGCGCGAGCGGCGGCTGCTGGCGTGAAAGACGTTTTGAAGAGGACTTAGTTGACCATGGATTACCTGGAGCAGCCGCTGGCCACAACCCAGAAAGTTCTGAACCGCAAATTTACGCAAATTAGCGCAAATTTTTTGATGGAGAAGGTGGAGGAGATTTGAACCGCGAATGAACGCGAATGCACGCGAATATCCAGTTACCTTTGATGTACACGAATGGGTCTTCCTGCAGCGTATTGAACATGTTTGTTTCCGTGGAATTCCGTGCCCTTCCGTGGTCAATAAAAGAAGATTGACCACGGAAGTACACGGAACTTCACGGAGGGTTCTCTGTGATGAATGACCTCTTCTGGACCTTCCAAGTCTCTGAATGACAGAAAGTGAATATGAAACAGCACCCATGATCTCCACCTGCCTTCTCATAGCCGCATTACTCGTCGCCGGGGCGGATGTTCCGGTGTCGGCCCGTGCGGAGCTTGACGCGGCGGAGATTCCCTTTCACCGCGTGGCGCATTATCGCGTGATTGTGGACGCGCCGGCCGATGCGGTGCTGGCAGTGGAGCCGTGGGGGGAGTCCTTGCCGGGATTGCGGGTGACCACGGGCGAGTCTTCGGAAATATCCCTCCCCGACGGGCGGAAACAGCTTGTGCAGGCCTTTACGCTCACGCCGAGCATCGTGATGAGTTACACCTTGCCCGCGACCCGCGTGATGGCCAACGGTGCCGAAGTGGCCGTGGTGGAGCCTCTTGCGTTGGTGGTCCGTACGCTCACGCCTGAAGAGAAAGCCGAGGTGTCCGCGCCGGCGGCGTTGTACACGTTGGCCGATTTGGAGCATTTGGGCTCCAGCGGTCGGGGTCGTGCTGTCGGCCTGGGAGCGATCATAGTTCTCGTTGCGGCGCTGCTGGTGGTCTTCGCAACACGCGGTTTACGCCGCTGGAATGCACGTCCTGTGCCCACGCCCGTTGAAGTGGCGGAAGCCGAACTCGCCGCTCTGGAGCAGGCGCTTCAGTCAGGTGTGATTTCCTGCGATGCGTTTTATGTCGCGCTGTCCCAACTGCTTCGCATCTACCTCGGCACGAGTTTCGATCCGGCCGTGGCCGGGCAGTCGACGCCGGAGTTTCTGGCGGAGACGCTGCCGGGGCTTCCGCTCGACCCGGCCCATTCGGGGAGCATTCGCGACATGCTCGGGGCCTTTGATCGTGTCAAGTTCGCGCAGTATTCTCCTGATCGTGAAGGGCAGGCCAGGGAACTTCGGGCGGTTCGAAACCTGATAGCGGCATTGGAAAACGAGGCGTCCAGGCGTGCCGAGCAGGCCCTGCGGGGGGCGGCGTAGGGCCATGGCGGACTGGTTTTCCTTTCACACCTTGCGGCAACCCGACTGGCTCTGGCTGGCTCCCCTGGCGCTGGCGTTGCTGGTGGCGGAGTGGGGCGCGAAGGCCCCGTCATCGCTGCGCATGTCCACCGGCGCACGGCTGGCTTGGATGGTCAAGGAGCGCCGTTCGCTTCTGCGTTTCCTTCCGCCCCTGCTTCGATGTGGCGGGTTGTGCGTGCTTCTGGTGGCGCTGGCGGGTCCCCTGAACGGTTTCCGGCAGCGTTCCGAGCACGCGGACGTGATCGATATCATGCTCTGCGTGGACGTGTCCAGCAGTATGGCCAGTTCCGACTTCATGATCGGCACGACCCCGGCCAACCGCCTCGATATCACCAGGATCGCGGTAGCCAATTTCATCGAAAGCCGACGCCTCGCCCCGTCAGACCGCTTTGGCGTGGACCGTTTGGGACTTATTCTTTATGCGGGTATCGCCTGGACCGCGTGTCCCCTGACCCTGGACTACGATATCCTGACCCACGAGGTTGCCCGGGTGGAACCCGCTTCGGATCGCGATGCGAGCAAGAGCGGCACCGCCATCGGATCGGCGATTGGCCTGGCGGCGCGTCGTCTCAGTCAGAGCGAGGCCAAGTCCAAGGTGATTGTGCTGCTGACGGACGGGGTGAACAACCGATTTCAACTGGACCCCATGACGGCGGCGCAGATTGCCGGCCAGTACAAGATCAAGATCTATACGCTCGGGGTTGGTCCGGTGGAGGACGCGCAGCGCATGGGCAACGTGACCGCGCAGGCCCGGAGTCAGGGAAATCTGGTGGATGAAGCGACCTTGCGCAACATCGCCTCGGCCACCGGCGGCGCGTACTTTCGCGCGACGGACCTTGTTTCGTTGGAGCAGGCTTACAAGGAGATCAATCAACTCGAACCGACCGAGATCGAAGCGGGCGACCTGTACGAGTACGAGGAAGCGCACATGCCCTGGGTTCTCCTTGGCGCGTGTCTGCTGGGAACGGCGGTCTTCTCGCGGCGGATCTGGTTTGAGGTGCTGCCATGAACGCAACCACCCTTAGCCCCGGTGCGCTTGCGCTGGTAATTGCCTTGGGCATGGCTCTTCTCGCCGCGCTCTGGTGGACCCTGGCCTGGCTCGAGAATCGCCGCGGCGACCGGCTGGCCCAATTCGCGGAGCATGCGCTGCTGGAGCGTCTCGCAACGGGCCATGTCCCAGGATTGCGCAGGCCGCTGAATCTGTTGGTGATCGCCGGCGCCGCCTGCCTGTTGCTTGCCATCGCTCAGCCGCGCTGGGGCGGAAGTGATGCTGGAACGCGACGGGGCAGCCGGGAGATCCTGGTGCTGCTGGACACGTCCGAGAGCATGAACGCGGTAAATCCCGCACCGAGCCGTCTGGCCCGGGCCCAGTCCAAGATCACCGCGCTCCTGGAGGCCTGTTCCGGCGATCGATTCGGACTGATCGCATTTTCCGGTGCGGCCGTGCTCCAGTGCCCCTTTACGCGCGACCACGCCTATTTCAAGACCGTTCTCCAGTCGGTGAACACCGATACGCTCACGGAGGAAGGTACCGATATCGCCTCCGCACTGGAGGAGGCCGAAGACCTTTTCAACGACGAGCGGGGCCGGGGCAGCGGCGCGGCGCGGGATGATCGCATGATACTTCTCATCAGCGATGGCGAGTCGTCGCAGAACGAGGCCGTCGCGGTGGCGGGGCGCCTGGCGTCCTTCAGCCGGATCGCCGTATTGGGGATCGGCGATCCCGGCGGTGCGGAAGTGGTGCTGCCCCAATGGATGGCGCGGGCCCAGTCGGCGCCGGTGCGCGAAGTTACCCACTGGTCCGCGTTAAACGAAGACGCGCTGAGTTCCATCGCGCTGGCGGGCGGCGGGTTCTATGTGCGCAGCACGCTGAGCGGCGATGATCTGGACGTGATACTGGGGGAGATGGCCGCCCTCGAGGGCATTGTGGGGTCGGAGGCTGGGCGTCCCCGGGAAGTGAACCGCTATCGCTGGCCCCTGGCGTTTGCGTTGTTCTTTTTCGCCGCCGAGGGTTTCTGGCTTGTCTGGATGCCGCGCGCAGTCCGACGCGCCGCGAAGGCGAAATCCAGCGGGGAGACCGTGCATGCGCTGGTGTAGCGTAATACTTCCGGCCCTCTGCCTGTTGACGGCCTGCTCGGGGGCGTTGGACGAATCGCTCTCGCGGGGCGCGTCGCTCCAGCGTACCGGGCAACCGGCCGAGGCCTTGCGCAGCTTCCGTGAAGCCCGGGTGGAGCATCCGGAAGCCGTGGACCTCATTTTCGCCATGGCCGGGGCTGAAGCCGCGCTGGGTGAGCAGGTTCTGGCGTCTCGGGCGCTCGACGAGGCGACGGAGCGATTTGAATCCGCCGCCCGGACCTTCGGGCGATGCGGCGCCGATGAACGGCTCGCCGAGAGCGCCGCATACAACGCGGCGACATGTTTGCTTTACGTGGACCGAGTGCTGGAGGAGAAAAGAGACTACGACGGGCGCGTGGAGAACTTGAAGCGCGCCGTGGAGGCGCTCTCCGCCGTGACCGAGGCCTGGCCGGACAACGCGCGGGCCGCAAAGAGCCTCGACTATGCGCGGTACCGGCTTGCACTTCTGCTTCAGACCCCGCCGTCTCCCGAGGAGGAAGACAAGGAAGGTCCGGAGGATGGCAACGAGCCGGTCAGTGAGGTGGCGGGCGCGACGACGCAGATCCCCGGGGCCACCGTAGACGTGGTGGACGGTGCAATGGTCGTATTGCGCGTGGAACGAGGGCAGGACGCGCCATGAGAGGTATGCACTTGCTTCTGGCGATGCTGACCCTCCTTGGTCAGGACGATACCACAGAGACGGCGTCGCCGGAAACGGTCCGCGTGCTTGCCATTGAGGCGCGCCAGGTGGATGGGGCGCCCCGGCATCTGGATGCGTCGCTGTCGGGACTTGGAGAACTGCTGGAGAAGGTGCCGGGCAATCAGTTCACCGAGAAGAGCTACATTGAACTGGAGGCCCACTTCGGACAGGAGACCGTGGCGGACCTGGGCGGAGGTTATGCGTTTGGGTTTACCGCGTCCGACGTGACGGAACTGGGCGAGATTGAATTTGCGTGCCACATCGACCTGACGGAGGGCGACCGCACGGTGGAGGCGCTCCGTGTCACGGGGAAGGCCGTGCGCGGTCAGGGGGCGGTGTTTCGCGGTTTGACCTTGCCTCAAGGGGAATTGGTGGTGGTTATGAGCATCGCGCGGGCGGACGATCCGCCCGGGCGTGGCGGCAGCGGCGGCAGCGGACAGGAGCGTGGCGGGGCCGAGGGGGGCGGCGCCGGTTCGCCGGGTGAAGAGGGAGCGGGCGATGGGGATACGAAAGCGCCGGAAGAGCGGCCTTCCCCGCTCCCCGAATTGCCGTCGCGGCAGCTTCAGGTTGAAGCGGAGCCTTTGGAGGAGACCACGGAGCGGGGTGGGACCGTTGGTGTTGGCGACGCCGCCCCGCCGCCGGATATGGCCGCGATCGAAGGGATTCTGCGTGCGCTGGAAGAGCAGGACATGGCGGAGCAGAAGAACGCCCGCGGTCGGCGCTTTGAAGTAAAGATGAGAGGAGACTGGTGGTGAATCTGGTCCGATGGATAGGCATCACCGCACTTTGGTTCGTTGCTTTTCCGGCACCGGCGGATACCCCGCAGGCCGCCCGGTCGACTCCCGCGACCCTGGAACAGGCGGTTCAGATTACCAGTAGCATTGATCGGGGCGAGGTCTACCTTGGCGAAGCCCTCAACCTGACCCTTGAATACCGGGAACTGAGCGTGCGCGGTCTCAGGGTTCAGCAATTGTACCGCAGCGGCAACATCGAGCTGCCCTCCATGGAGGGCTTTTATGCCGGCTCACTTGTGACCGAGAAAGACAATATCGTGATCGATGGCGCGCTCTACGCCGTGACGCGTCACCGCCAGCGAATCTATCCCGCGGTCGCCGGCGAACTTCAGATCGGGCCTTGGCGGTGGCAGGGGACGGTACGGGGTCATACGGCGACGGGCAATCCTTCCATGGAGCTCGACCTGCATACGCCCGCGATCACGGTTCGTGTGCAGCCACTGCCGGCTCCTCCCTCGACGTTTCGCGGGGCGGTGGGCGAGTTCACCATCGCGCAGGCCCTGCCCGTATCCGAATTGATCCAGGGTGTACCAGTGACGCTGGTGCTGACTGTGGCGGGTTCGGGCAACCCGGGAACCCTTGAGGCGCCCGTGGTCCCCGAGGCCCCGTGGTTCTCCGTCGAGGACCAAAGGGAAGAACGCGCACCCACGCCCGAGTCGCCCACCGGGCAGTTTTCCAAGCAATTCAGCTATTCCCTGATGCCTCTCAAGGCCGGCAGTTTCAATGTGCCCGCTGTATCACTCACGTACTTCTCACCGGCGACCCGGCAGTACAAGAGCATCCGCACGGCACCCGTTTCGGTGAGCGTGAAGGCATCAGGTCCCGCGGAGTCGCTCGTGGTTGTCGGCGGCCGTGCCGACGGAACCGGCGCACCGGCGTTGATGGAAAACGGTCGCTTCGCCCTGGCGGACGAAGCCTTTGATTTGACGATCATACAAGACTCCCCAGGGCTCTGGATCGTGCTGGTTTCTCTGCCTCCCATCGTGTGGCTGTGCCTGATGCTGAAAGAAGGGCGGTGGAGGCGGGCCAGGGTGTGGCGCTGGTCCCGCCACCGCCGGGGGCATCTTTCCGCCCAGTTCCAGGCCCTGGCGGCCCATCCGGAGCCGGTGGAGGCGCTGAATGGGCTCTTGAACGGCGCGCTACATCGGGGGCTGGCGGCCGGACACGCGGGGCGGGCCCTCGGGGAAGTCCGCAGCGACCTGGAGGACCTGCTTGCGCCGGGGGACGTCACCACCATCGTCCGGGCGATCGAGGCCTGCCGTGACCATCGCTATGGCAAAGAAGCCCTGGCGCTTGAGGATCTTGAACGGGTGATCGAGGGATTGGCGGAAGCACTGGAGGCCCTGCAGGACGCGTCGCGTGAAACGGGGGCAAAGCCATGACGATGCTGTGTGTGGTGCTGCTATCCTTTGGCGCCGACGCCTACGAAGATTTTCGGGCGCGGGGCGACGCGGCCTACATGGGGGGAGATTTCGCCACCGCGATCTCGGCCTACGAGACCCTGGCCGATTCGGGCGTCGGCAACCCGGAGCTCTATTTCAATCTGGGCAATGCCTATTACCATGGGGGCGATCTTGGCAGGGCCGTGCTGAATTACGAGCGGGCAGCGAGCCTCGGCCCCGAGTTTTCGCCCGCCCGCCGAAATCTCGAGCGGGTCATACAGGAGACGGCAAACAAGCGTTCGCGCCCCGACGGCTTTTCACTGGCGGGGCTTGGCCCTTCGCGTCTGCCGGGTCTGTCGCAGGCCGCGCTGCGCAAGGGTCTTCTGGCAATCTGGTGGTTGATGTGGAGTATACTTATCGTTAGAACTCGAAAATCATCCACATCCCGCACCGCGTCCGCCGCGTTCTGGATTGTTACCACCCTCTGCGTGGCGGGTTGGGCCATTCCTGGCCCACCGATCCAGTCCGCCGTGGTCGTCTCGGAGGAAGCCCCCATGCGCTATGGTCCCGATGCGTCCGACGCGGTACGCGCCACACTGGCGGCGGGGGACCGGGTGCTGATCGATCAAGTGTATGGCTCCTGGGCGCGGGTAGAAATCGCCTCGGGCGAACGCGGCTGGCTGGACCGGGGCGCGCTGGCCCTGGCCGGTCCGCCCTTTTCCAGGTCGGAAACGGAGAGAGAGCAACCACCTCAGTGAATTTTACATCGGCATTATCATTTTCCGAGCTCGTCCGCGCGGCCGAGCACGATCCCGCCGCCTATCACGCCGTCGACAAGCGCGCGCGTCTGCGTACGATTCAGACCCATTACCGGGACGAGTTCGAGCGAATCCGCGGGCAGCATCGCGAGGGGGCCTCCGGCCGGAACATCATCACCCAGTTGACGGCGCTGGCCGACTTTCTGGTGCGCGGTATCGTGCGCTTTGGCCTGAGCGAAGTGAAGGGGGGGGACAAGCTTCGGGGTCGCATCGCCGTGTGCGCGCTGGGCGGTTATGGCCGGGGCGAGTTGAATCCCCGTTCCGATATTGACCTGTGCCTGATTTACGCGGGGCGTCTGGATAAGTCGGTGCAGCAGTTAAACGAGTATCTCGTGCCCATGTTCTGGGATGTTGGCTTCAAGATGGGCTACGTGATGCAGGAAGTGGGCGACGCGGTCAACCTGGCGGGATCCGATCTGGAGGTGCTCACGAGCTACATGCACGCGCGCTTGCTCTTTGGCGATCCGGGGCTATTCGCCAAGCTGGAGAAGGGCGTGCTTAAGGTGCAGGAGCGGCAGAAGTCTGAACTTCTTGCGCACCTCCGCAAGCGGGTGCGGCGTGCCGGTCGCGGCACGGGCGCGCCCGATCTGTACGATCCCGAGCCGGACATCAAAGACAACGTGGGCGGCCTGCGCGATTTTCACGTGGCGACCTGGATCATCCGGCTTGATCGGGGCGCCCTCACGCTGGATGATCTGGAGAAGCTGGGTGAATTGATGCCGGAAGACAACCTCCATTTCCAGGAGGGGCTCGATTTCATCTGGCGCATCCGGAACGAGCTGCACTTCCACAGTGGCAAGGCCGACAACAAACTCAACTTTGACCTCCAGAAGCATGTGGCCAAGGCCTTTGGCTACGGCGAGTCCCGCCAGGCGATCGACCGATTCATGCAGGACTACTACACCGCCGCGCGCTCTCTGCGCCAGCTTCTTCAGATCGTCGTGGGCATAACCGTTGTCGCCCCCCCCGAAAGCGGCAAGGCATCCTCCGAGCGGGGCCACCTGGATGTGGTGGGCGACGAACTGGTCATGCGCGGAAAAGATCATCGGTGGTTTGCGGAGAATCCTCCCCGGCTGATGGAGGCGATCTGGGAGTGCGGGCGCCATCGCGTGCCTCTGGCCCACGCCACCCGCGAGATGGTCAAGAAGAACCTCCACCTTGTCGGCGACGCCTTTCGCGAGAGCGACCTCGTGCGCCGATTCTTTGTCGCGCTCTGCAGCCGCCCGATTCAGGCGGGCATGGCGCTTCGGCAGGCCTCGGAGACGGGGCTGCTTGGGGCTTACATCCCCGAGTTTAAGGATGTGGACGGCGTCATTCGCTATGAGGATTTCCACAGCTACCCCGTGGACGAGCACACCCTGCGGGCGGTCGAGGCCCTCGCGGCGATTCCGGAGATGACCGGCCCCGTGGGGCGGCTGCTCCAGGTTACCCTTGAGCATATGCGCGAGCCCCATGTCCTCGTGCTTGCCGTGTTGTTTCACGATCTGGGCAAGGCGGGTGGCGAGGAGCACGTGGAGGAAGGCGCGCGGATCGCGCGGAGCATTTGCGCGCGCATGGGGCTGTCCGAGGAGGACACGGAGCGCATTGTATTTCTCGTGGAGCATCACATGGTCATGAACCACATTGCCATGTACCGCGACATAGACGACCTGGATATCATCAGCAGCTTCGCCCAGACCATGCGCACCGCGGACCGGATGCGCGCACTTTTTGTGCTTTCCTACGCGGACTTGAGCGCCGTCGGCCCGAACGTCTGGACCGAATGGAAGGGGGCGCTGCTGGCCAAGCTGTATTTGAAGACCGAGCAGATTCTGCTGGGCCGGGCCCAGGTCGGGGACGACTACTGGACCATGCCCAAGGCGCGGGCGGTGGAGGCCGGTGCGCCGGAGGCCATGAAGGGCGCGGTCACCTCCCACCTGCGGCAACTCGGGGAGCGCTATTTCATCGCCTTTTCTCCAGAGCAAATTGTCGAGCACATGTTGTGCATCGAAGAGGCCCGAAGCGCCGGCCTGGCCGTGCGCTGGTTCACCCATGAGGAAACGGGCACCAGCGAAGTGGTCGTCTGCACGCAGAATTGCCACGGACTCTTCGCCAATATCGCGGGATGTTTTGCGTCCCAATTGATCGACGTGCAGCGTGCCCTGGTATTTACCGGGCCCGATGGCTACGTTGTGGACAGTTTCACCGTGATCGACGCTACGAACCGGCGTCCCCTTACGGAGCGGCAGATCCAGGCTTTTCGGGAGGTGCTCAAGTCGGTCCTGCTGGATGGCGTTTCCGTCCAGGACTTTGTCGCAAAGTCGCGCAACCGCCTTTTTGCGCTGCACCAGTCCCGGGTGCCGGTGAAGACCCGGATCCGTTTCGACAACGCCGCCTCGCGCAGCGATACCGTGGTCGATATTGAAACCGGCGACCGAACCGGCTTACTCTACGACATCGCCCGTGTGTTCGCCGCGAACGGAGTGGACTTCGTCTCTTCCCACGTGGTGACGGACGCCCGGCAAGTGCGGGACTCGTTTTACGTGCGGCTGGGCGAGGCAAAAATAGAAGATTCCGCGGTGCAGGCGGTCGTCCGTTCCGAACTGGAAGCGGTCATCCGGCCCCTGGCCGTATCCGATGTTTGAGGAGAACGACTGATGTTCCGATTGGCCCGGCCCCTCTCGTGGGTGGTGGTGATTGCCATTGCGCTCATGCCCGCCGGCGCGCGCAGCCCGATCCTGCGCGAGATTGAGGACAGCTTCGTGCGCTTGCATGAGGAGGTCCGGCCCTGTGTCGTCTCGATAGAGGTGCAGGGCGCGGTGGTGGAAGCGGGCAACCAGGGTCTGGATGAACTGCACCAGTTCTTTGGATTGCCGGTGCCCGAGCAGGACGAAGGCCAGCCGGAGGAGACGCCCCGCGCAACGGGAAGCGGCTTCATCTACGATTCGGAAGGGCATATCGTCACCAACAATCACGTCATAGCCGATGCCGCGAAGATCGAGGTGCTCCTGTCCAGCGGCAAGCGCTATGAAGCGAAAGTGGTGGGGACCGATCCCGACACGGATCTGGCGGTTATCAAGATTGAAACCGACGAAGTGCTGACGCTCGCGCGGCTGGGCGATTCCAGCGCGCTGAAGGTGGGACAATTTGCCATCGCCATGGGGAGTCCCCGCGGCTTCGAAGGCTCCCTCTCATTCGGCCACATCAGTGCGCTGGGCCGGAACAATCTCTGGGGGCTGCAAGCCCAGGGAATCCGCTTCCAGAACCTGATCCAGACCGATGCGGCGATCAATCTGGGCAACAGCGGCGGCCCGCTGTGCAATATCGACGGCGAAGTAATCGGCATCAACATGGCCATCATCTGGGGTGCAAACTCCATTGGATTCGCCATCCCCGTCAACGAGGTGAAGAATATCGTCCCCGATCTGATTGCGGACGGCAAAGTGACCCGTGGATTCCTGGGGGTGCACATCGACGACGCGAAGGGCAGTGTGTCCGAGGTGCTCGGACTACCCGACGAGTTCGGCGCGGTGGTGGAGGAGGTCCAACCGGACACACCCGCTTTTCGGGATGGTATCCAGGTGTATGACGTCATCCGCAAGGTGAATGGGGAGCCCATCCTGGACGCCGCGGAGCTGATCCGAAAGATTTCCGCGATTCCCCCGGGCGACACCGTGATGATCGAAATCTGGCGCAAGGAAGAGAGCATCGAGATACAGACCGTGCTCGAAGAATGGAAGAGCGCTGCGGAGTCGCCGCAACAGGAAGCTCCCGTGCTGGGCATGCAGCTCCAGGAAATTGGGCCGGAAATCCGAAAGCAGTTGAACCTGCCCGAGACCGAAGGGGGACTGCTGGTGACCGAGGTCAAAGCCGGCAGTCCGGCGGAAGAGGCAGGCCTCGCCGCGGGCGACCGGATAACGGAAGTTGCCCAGATGCCCGTTTCGTCCGTGGAAGCGTTCCGGCGCCTCGCCGGGGAGCGGGCGGGTTCGGGCAAGTCGATATTGGTACGTTACGTCCGGGGCGATGCCTCCCCGGATATCACCGTGATTCGGGTTCCCTGACCCACCCCCGATTTGGACGTAGCCGACGTTGGGAACCCGTCGGCAGCGTAGAACGCCCCCTAGCGCGGGCATCGGAGCATTGGAAACTTGGCGACAGAGACAGAGCGGTTTCGGGAGGCCCGCATACTCATAACGGACGACCAGGAGAGCGTCGTAACCTTGATTGAGCGTGTCGTGCGCGACGCGTTCGGCTGCCACATCGATACCACCCATACGGGGGACGAAGCGCTGACCTTGCTTCAGGCCGCGCCCTACGATGTATTCGTGACCGATATGAAGATGCCCGGCACCCACGGCCTTGAATTGATTGAGAAGGCGATCTTAGCCTGCCCCGAGGTGGATATCCTTGTCATGACGGGTTATCCCGGCGACTTCCCCTATGTGGAGGTCATTCAGCGGGGCGCAAAGGATTTCCTGAACAAACCTTTCCTGCCCGCCGAGCTGGAGGCCAAACTGATTCGGGTGCTGCGGGAGCGCCACCTGCGCCATGACTTGGTCGTCGCACATAA
Encoded here:
- a CDS encoding AAA family ATPase, whose product is MASQVEQVRRRVAQESQLVSRLRRAMGEVLVGQHYMVDRMLVGLLSNGHILLEGVPGLAKTTAVTTLAQAIACGFKRIQFTPDLLPADLVGTQVYNPKSGEFTVKKGPIFSNIILADEINRAPAKVQSALLEVMQERQVTIGDETYMMQEPFMVLATQNPLEHEGTYPLPEAQVDRFMLKVKITYPSREEERTIMDRVDLLGRRKVEAVVTRQELLDARALVNEIYVDTKVKDYIVDLVHATRQPEAFGLKMSHLIEYGASPRATLFLQQGARALAFLQGEGNVFPHDVKQIAMDVLRHRVKESYEAEAENITPELLIKKILETVPVP
- a CDS encoding VWA domain-containing protein, which translates into the protein MNATTLSPGALALVIALGMALLAALWWTLAWLENRRGDRLAQFAEHALLERLATGHVPGLRRPLNLLVIAGAACLLLAIAQPRWGGSDAGTRRGSREILVLLDTSESMNAVNPAPSRLARAQSKITALLEACSGDRFGLIAFSGAAVLQCPFTRDHAYFKTVLQSVNTDTLTEEGTDIASALEEAEDLFNDERGRGSGAARDDRMILLISDGESSQNEAVAVAGRLASFSRIAVLGIGDPGGAEVVLPQWMARAQSAPVREVTHWSALNEDALSSIALAGGGFYVRSTLSGDDLDVILGEMAALEGIVGSEAGRPREVNRYRWPLAFALFFFAAEGFWLVWMPRAVRRAAKAKSSGETVHALV
- a CDS encoding VWA domain-containing protein — protein: MADWFSFHTLRQPDWLWLAPLALALLVAEWGAKAPSSLRMSTGARLAWMVKERRSLLRFLPPLLRCGGLCVLLVALAGPLNGFRQRSEHADVIDIMLCVDVSSSMASSDFMIGTTPANRLDITRIAVANFIESRRLAPSDRFGVDRLGLILYAGIAWTACPLTLDYDILTHEVARVEPASDRDASKSGTAIGSAIGLAARRLSQSEAKSKVIVLLTDGVNNRFQLDPMTAAQIAGQYKIKIYTLGVGPVEDAQRMGNVTAQARSQGNLVDEATLRNIASATGGAYFRATDLVSLEQAYKEINQLEPTEIEAGDLYEYEEAHMPWVLLGACLLGTAVFSRRIWFEVLP
- a CDS encoding DUF58 domain-containing protein — its product is MIPAEVMQQIQRMHIRTRRVVNELLAGQYESVFKGQGMVFKEVREYVPGDDVRSIDWNVTARTGQPHIKVMTEEREQTVMLVVDGSASGRFGSRSRLKSELCAELCAVLAYSAIKNNDKVGLLIFTEEVELFVRPAKGRKHVLRVIRELLCFEPRGTGTNLAGALDHLNQVVARHAIVFIVSDFMAAQYEPALRITRRKHDTIAVAVDDPREFILPNVGVISVRDCETGVEAVVDTGSRNLREAYEEDGERRRGHRASVLKRTRVDLIEVRTDTGYIDALHRFFRMRERRLLA
- a CDS encoding tetratricopeptide repeat protein, which translates into the protein MTMLCVVLLSFGADAYEDFRARGDAAYMGGDFATAISAYETLADSGVGNPELYFNLGNAYYHGGDLGRAVLNYERAASLGPEFSPARRNLERVIQETANKRSRPDGFSLAGLGPSRLPGLSQAALRKGLLAIWWLMWSILIVRTRKSSTSRTASAAFWIVTTLCVAGWAIPGPPIQSAVVVSEEAPMRYGPDASDAVRATLAAGDRVLIDQVYGSWARVEIASGERGWLDRGALALAGPPFSRSETEREQPPQ
- a CDS encoding BatD family protein, with protein sequence MNLVRWIGITALWFVAFPAPADTPQAARSTPATLEQAVQITSSIDRGEVYLGEALNLTLEYRELSVRGLRVQQLYRSGNIELPSMEGFYAGSLVTEKDNIVIDGALYAVTRHRQRIYPAVAGELQIGPWRWQGTVRGHTATGNPSMELDLHTPAITVRVQPLPAPPSTFRGAVGEFTIAQALPVSELIQGVPVTLVLTVAGSGNPGTLEAPVVPEAPWFSVEDQREERAPTPESPTGQFSKQFSYSLMPLKAGSFNVPAVSLTYFSPATRQYKSIRTAPVSVSVKASGPAESLVVVGGRADGTGAPALMENGRFALADEAFDLTIIQDSPGLWIVLVSLPPIVWLCLMLKEGRWRRARVWRWSRHRRGHLSAQFQALAAHPEPVEALNGLLNGALHRGLAAGHAGRALGEVRSDLEDLLAPGDVTTIVRAIEACRDHRYGKEALALEDLERVIEGLAEALEALQDASRETGAKP